The following are encoded together in the Streptomyces tsukubensis genome:
- a CDS encoding ABC transporter permease, translating to MPLNRVPRDASVIAWRNLLNLRRTPGSVIAALVQPVMFVLLLAYVFGGSLGGAEYRTFLMGGIFAQAVTFNAAFTALGLASDMDKGIIDRFRSLPMPRTAVILGRTLSDLIMNVVTLAVTSVCGLLVGWRVATSVGQTLLAYLLILLFAFAMSWVGAAVGLMARSVEVAQSAGLIWLFPVTFVSSAFVSTSGMPGPLRTVAEWNPVSATATAVRRLFGNPAPGGVTAGDAWPVVHALPYALLCACAITATFMAVALRRFRHVVAG from the coding sequence ATGCCTCTGAACCGTGTCCCACGGGACGCGTCGGTGATCGCCTGGCGCAACCTGCTGAATCTGCGGCGCACCCCGGGCTCCGTGATCGCCGCCCTGGTCCAGCCGGTGATGTTCGTACTGCTTCTCGCGTACGTCTTCGGTGGCAGCCTGGGCGGCGCGGAGTACCGCACCTTCCTGATGGGCGGCATCTTCGCCCAGGCGGTCACCTTCAACGCGGCGTTCACGGCGCTGGGGCTCGCCAGTGACATGGACAAGGGCATCATCGACCGGTTCAGGTCACTGCCCATGCCGAGGACGGCCGTCATCCTGGGCCGCACCCTGTCCGACCTGATCATGAACGTCGTGACCCTGGCCGTGACTTCCGTCTGCGGCCTGCTGGTGGGCTGGCGCGTCGCCACCTCGGTCGGGCAGACGCTGCTCGCCTATCTCCTGATCCTGCTCTTCGCCTTCGCCATGTCGTGGGTGGGCGCGGCGGTCGGCCTGATGGCCCGCAGCGTCGAGGTGGCCCAGAGCGCGGGCCTCATCTGGCTCTTCCCCGTCACCTTCGTCTCGTCGGCATTCGTCTCCACCTCGGGGATGCCGGGACCCCTGCGCACGGTCGCGGAGTGGAACCCCGTCTCGGCCACCGCGACGGCGGTGCGCCGCCTCTTCGGCAACCCGGCCCCCGGCGGCGTCACCGCGGGCGACGCGTGGCCCGTCGTCCACGCGCTGCCGTACGCGCTGCTGTGCGCGTGCGCCATCACGGCGACGTTCATGGCGGTGGCCCTGCGGAGGTTCAGGCACGTCGTCGCGGGGTGA
- a CDS encoding MbtH family protein, translating into MTNPFDDPRTQHRVLVNAEGQHALWPSFATVPAGWDEVYGPADQSACHEYVERNWTDLTPRSARVAVG; encoded by the coding sequence ATGACCAACCCCTTCGACGACCCCCGCACCCAGCACCGCGTCCTGGTGAACGCCGAGGGCCAGCACGCGCTGTGGCCGTCCTTCGCCACCGTGCCCGCCGGCTGGGACGAGGTGTACGGCCCCGCCGACCAGAGCGCCTGCCACGAGTACGTCGAGCGGAACTGGACCGACCTCACCCCCAGGAGCGCCCGCGTCGCCGTCGGCTGA
- a CDS encoding ATP-binding cassette domain-containing protein, whose product MTAADNGSAIRAEGLTKRYGEKQALAGVDLEAPRGTVLGVLGPNGAGKTTTVRILSTLLRPDSGQAWVAGHDVRKDPEGVRSRLGLSGQYAAVDEKLTGRENLYLVARLYGMRRSTARRKATELLARFQLEEAADRRSGTYSGGMRRRLDLAGALVARPRVVVLDEPTTGLDPRGRADTWASVHELVAAGTTVLLTTQYLEEADQLADSIVVIDRGRVIANGSAAALKARVGGERMTVTVPDPRLRGRAAQILDGLGPHSPETDERTGRLTVATDHGARSLEYALGCLRLEEIAVTEAGLAPPTLDDAFLALTGTADGRAEPTTEAALAAAGEGAR is encoded by the coding sequence ATGACGGCAGCAGACAACGGATCCGCGATACGCGCCGAGGGGCTGACGAAACGATACGGGGAGAAACAGGCCCTGGCCGGGGTGGACCTGGAGGCGCCGAGGGGAACCGTCCTCGGCGTACTCGGGCCCAACGGGGCGGGCAAGACGACCACCGTCAGGATCCTGTCCACCCTGCTGCGGCCGGACAGCGGGCAGGCGTGGGTGGCGGGCCACGACGTGCGGAAGGACCCGGAGGGCGTACGGAGCAGGCTCGGGCTCTCCGGGCAGTACGCGGCGGTCGACGAGAAGCTGACCGGGCGCGAGAACCTCTATCTCGTCGCCCGCCTCTACGGAATGCGCCGCTCCACCGCCAGACGCAAGGCGACAGAACTCCTCGCCCGATTCCAATTGGAAGAGGCCGCCGACAGACGGAGCGGAACGTATTCCGGCGGTATGCGGCGCAGGCTCGACCTGGCGGGCGCCCTCGTAGCGCGACCTCGGGTGGTCGTCCTGGACGAACCCACCACGGGGCTCGACCCTCGCGGCAGGGCGGACACCTGGGCCTCGGTCCACGAACTCGTGGCGGCGGGCACGACCGTCCTGCTGACCACGCAGTACCTGGAGGAGGCCGACCAGCTCGCCGACTCGATCGTCGTCATCGACCGGGGCCGGGTCATCGCGAACGGCTCGGCCGCCGCACTCAAGGCCAGGGTCGGCGGCGAACGGATGACAGTGACGGTCCCCGACCCCCGACTCCGGGGCAGGGCCGCACAGATCCTCGACGGGCTCGGCCCGCACAGCCCCGAAACCGATGAACGTACGGGGCGGCTGACCGTCGCCACGGACCACGGAGCGCGGAGCCTCGAATACGCGCTGGGCTGTCTGCGCCTTGAGGAGATCGCCGTCACGGAGGCGGGGCTCGCCCCGCCCACCCTCGACGACGCCTTCCTCGCTCTGACGGGCACGGCCGACGGACGGGCGGAGCCGACCACAGAAGCGGCCCTCGCGGCGGCCGGGGAGGGAGCGCGGTGA